In a single window of the Xylanimonas protaetiae genome:
- a CDS encoding glycosyltransferase family 2 protein — MTGTAPLFSIVTPVFDPPVQALTEMIDSVLAQTFLDWELVAVDDASTNPEVRMILRAAAARDERIIVVERESNGHIVAASNDAVARARGEFIALVDHDDQLAPTALERMRAAIHERPRADYLYSDEDKIGTDGRHYDHFRKPEWSPVLLRGQMYTGHLQVLRTSLVRDLGAFRPGFEGSQDHDLALRVTERAREIVHVPEVLYHWRVVPGSAAGDVDAKPYAWVAGRKAVDEHLQRLGVSAHAEYGDWASCYKVLYDPLPADLLVSIIIPTRGGTGYVWGSERVFVVEAVRSLVEFGGHENIEIVVVYDTPTPSDVLDELRRVAGDRLVLLEFTEPFNYSKKCNDGFVASHGEVIVMMNDDVELLEPGLIPRLVAPLSERGIGVTGARLLYADGTIQHAGLGVWTRYFCHPLRFTPGDEPGPNAVLKVSRETSAVTGACLALTRATYQAVGGFTERLPANFNDVDFSLKVRQLGLSAVWVHDATAYHFESQTRVVEVFDYEVDFMTDRWALPQSLDLYMPGILPG, encoded by the coding sequence GTGACAGGGACGGCTCCGCTGTTCTCGATTGTCACCCCTGTCTTCGACCCGCCCGTCCAGGCGTTGACAGAGATGATCGATTCGGTACTGGCGCAGACATTTCTGGACTGGGAGCTTGTTGCTGTAGACGACGCCTCGACGAACCCCGAGGTCCGCATGATTCTCCGTGCTGCGGCTGCGCGCGACGAGCGCATCATCGTGGTCGAGCGCGAGTCCAACGGGCACATCGTGGCTGCGTCGAACGACGCCGTCGCTCGAGCGCGGGGGGAGTTCATCGCGCTCGTGGACCACGACGACCAGCTCGCACCCACGGCGCTAGAGCGGATGCGCGCCGCAATCCACGAGCGCCCCCGAGCGGACTACCTGTACTCAGACGAGGACAAGATCGGCACCGACGGACGGCACTACGACCACTTCCGCAAGCCCGAGTGGTCTCCTGTCCTCCTTCGGGGTCAGATGTACACCGGTCACCTCCAGGTGCTCCGGACGTCGCTTGTGCGAGATCTCGGCGCGTTCCGCCCCGGGTTCGAGGGGTCGCAAGACCACGACCTCGCCCTGCGCGTCACAGAGCGGGCGCGTGAGATCGTCCATGTACCCGAGGTTCTCTACCACTGGCGGGTGGTGCCAGGTTCGGCCGCCGGCGACGTCGACGCGAAGCCGTACGCGTGGGTCGCCGGTCGCAAGGCTGTCGATGAGCACCTGCAGCGGCTCGGGGTGTCGGCCCACGCCGAGTACGGCGACTGGGCGAGCTGCTACAAGGTGCTCTACGACCCGCTTCCTGCGGACCTGCTCGTCTCGATCATCATCCCGACGCGAGGCGGAACTGGGTATGTCTGGGGCAGCGAGCGGGTCTTCGTCGTGGAAGCCGTGCGATCGCTCGTCGAGTTCGGCGGCCATGAGAACATCGAGATCGTCGTCGTATATGACACGCCCACGCCATCTGATGTGCTCGACGAGCTTCGGCGCGTGGCGGGCGACCGCCTGGTGCTCCTCGAGTTTACGGAGCCCTTCAACTACTCCAAGAAGTGCAACGACGGGTTTGTCGCCTCGCATGGTGAGGTGATCGTCATGATGAACGACGACGTCGAGCTTCTCGAGCCCGGGCTGATCCCTCGGCTCGTGGCGCCGCTGTCGGAGCGGGGTATTGGGGTGACCGGTGCCAGGCTGCTCTACGCGGATGGCACCATCCAGCACGCCGGGCTCGGAGTGTGGACGCGGTACTTCTGCCACCCCTTGCGGTTCACACCGGGCGACGAACCGGGCCCCAACGCTGTGCTCAAGGTGAGTCGTGAGACCAGTGCCGTGACGGGCGCGTGCCTTGCCTTGACCCGGGCGACGTACCAAGCCGTCGGAGGGTTCACGGAGCGACTTCCGGCGAACTTCAACGACGTCGACTTCAGCCTCAAGGTCCGACAGCTCGGGCTGAGCGCGGTGTGGGTCCACGACGCGACGGCGTACCACTTTGAGTCGCAGACGCGTGTCGTCGAGGTCTTCGACTACGAGGTCGACTTCATGACGGACCGCTGGGCTCTCCCGCAAAGCCTTGACCTCTACATGCCAGGGATTCTTCCCGGCTGA
- a CDS encoding glycosyltransferase has translation MTKIIVLAPVGGTSNGADIAANHQIVHLRALGHDVTLVVRVPHTAEYARFLDDHGIASHVLDYGWWGDLAEDGQAMRDAAVVGALAVLLDRERFDVAITNTVHMPWLAIAAAGAGVPHLWLIHEFPSGQFASTRAAYPFVEAFSNEILAASPLLARELSEYVSHTPVNYFLPYTDAPGLAPGGGNGAPRLVSVNHVSEGKNTLELVKVYELVRRRFPELTLEIRGGVNEPAYADVVRTYIAERGLGGVTFASDPAANWAGVRQNDVVVHTSHLETFSLTLTETLKGALP, from the coding sequence ATGACCAAGATCATCGTCCTGGCACCCGTGGGGGGTACGTCCAACGGCGCCGACATCGCGGCAAACCACCAGATCGTCCACCTCCGGGCGCTCGGCCACGACGTCACTCTTGTCGTCCGGGTTCCACACACTGCCGAGTACGCGCGGTTCCTCGACGACCATGGCATTGCGTCACATGTCCTCGACTATGGTTGGTGGGGCGATCTGGCGGAGGACGGCCAGGCAATGCGCGACGCCGCTGTAGTCGGCGCACTTGCGGTCCTGCTCGACCGCGAACGCTTCGATGTCGCGATCACCAACACGGTTCACATGCCTTGGCTCGCCATCGCCGCGGCTGGTGCCGGCGTGCCGCACTTGTGGCTCATCCACGAGTTCCCGAGCGGGCAGTTCGCCTCGACCCGGGCGGCATACCCATTCGTTGAGGCGTTCTCCAACGAGATCCTTGCCGCAAGCCCGCTCCTCGCCCGGGAGCTCTCGGAGTACGTCAGTCACACACCGGTCAACTACTTCCTGCCGTACACCGACGCGCCCGGTCTCGCACCAGGCGGCGGTAACGGGGCCCCGCGGCTCGTTTCCGTCAATCATGTCAGCGAAGGCAAGAACACCCTTGAGCTCGTCAAGGTGTACGAACTGGTCCGCCGTCGGTTTCCGGAACTAACTCTTGAGATTCGGGGCGGCGTCAATGAACCCGCGTACGCCGACGTCGTCCGCACCTACATCGCCGAGCGAGGGCTTGGCGGCGTGACTTTCGCGTCCGACCCGGCAGCGAACTGGGCGGGAGTGCGTCAGAATGACGTGGTCGTGCACACGTCGCACCTCGAGACCTTCTCCCTAACCTTGACCGAGACGCTCAAGGGGGCTTTGCCATAG
- a CDS encoding ABC transporter permease, whose product MTTEVPDRAAALALEPMRPAGPRKGFVGGTIASIKDVVAHRELLDLLVRRELKARYKDSALGFLWSLARPLAMLLIYYVVLGQFLGQARGLPGFAVFIYSSLTAWGFFSEAVSAATGSVVNNAGLVKKVYMPREVFPLAAIGSAAFNFAVQLVVLFAAVTFFGEFPTGARWIYFPLSLVVLFAWGTAIGLILAAVNVYLRDVQYLVEIAIMIFFWASPIVYSWTFVQSSLQGWVSEPVARLLMNIYLSNPATTAVLGFQRTFWVAGDGTPDNPLPQVSHLGLRLTIVAVVGIIFLWVAQRIFARLQANLAQEL is encoded by the coding sequence ATGACCACCGAAGTACCGGACCGCGCGGCTGCGCTTGCCCTGGAGCCGATGCGTCCTGCCGGACCGCGCAAGGGCTTCGTCGGCGGGACCATCGCATCGATCAAGGACGTCGTCGCCCATAGGGAACTCCTCGACCTGCTCGTTCGGCGAGAGCTCAAAGCGCGGTACAAGGACTCGGCGTTGGGCTTCCTCTGGAGCCTCGCGCGACCGCTTGCGATGCTCCTCATCTACTACGTGGTGCTCGGCCAGTTTCTCGGTCAAGCTCGCGGACTCCCGGGCTTCGCCGTCTTCATCTACTCGAGCCTCACGGCATGGGGGTTCTTCTCGGAGGCAGTTTCCGCCGCGACCGGGTCGGTCGTCAACAACGCGGGTCTGGTCAAGAAGGTCTACATGCCGCGAGAAGTGTTCCCGCTCGCGGCGATCGGTTCAGCGGCGTTCAACTTTGCAGTCCAGCTCGTTGTGCTCTTCGCTGCCGTGACATTTTTCGGCGAGTTCCCGACGGGCGCTCGATGGATCTACTTCCCTCTGTCGCTCGTTGTGCTGTTCGCCTGGGGAACAGCTATCGGTCTGATCCTGGCCGCGGTGAACGTCTATCTCCGCGATGTCCAGTACCTCGTCGAGATCGCGATCATGATCTTCTTCTGGGCGTCGCCCATCGTGTACTCGTGGACCTTTGTCCAGAGCTCGTTGCAGGGTTGGGTCTCCGAGCCCGTCGCGAGGCTGCTCATGAACATCTATCTGTCCAACCCCGCGACGACCGCTGTGCTCGGCTTCCAGAGGACGTTCTGGGTTGCCGGGGACGGCACACCAGACAACCCGCTGCCGCAGGTGTCGCACCTTGGTCTCCGGCTGACCATCGTCGCTGTCGTCGGAATCATCTTCCTGTGGGTCGCTCAGCGGATCTTCGCCCGCCTGCAGGCCAACCTCGCCCAGGAGCTGTGA
- a CDS encoding glycosyltransferase family A protein produces the protein MSQPDAPGRSAVRATVFIPVYNGVGDHLEETLAALFAQRPPFEWNVLAIDSGSSDRSVGVLEEFAAREPRLTVKQIPNSEFSHGRTRQQAAELADGEFVVYLSQDAVPEGEHWLERMIAAFSVADNVVGVLGRQVPRPGCFPLQKRDILTAFAAQGVDHTYTVYNGESLDLGRAKFYSDVCSAARRSTLLGDVPYRDVAYAEDQAFGTDLIEAGYVKVYAGAAAVIHSNDIALRDYKRRILDEWAGLESTGITLGHPGRKWLLRELTVVTARDIVFTLRDSQYTWKQKVRYVLTAPAYRYSRWKGMVLAYEGAHHHSLEARKRS, from the coding sequence GTGTCGCAGCCTGACGCACCCGGGCGGAGCGCCGTGCGGGCGACGGTTTTCATCCCCGTGTACAACGGCGTCGGCGATCACCTGGAGGAGACCCTCGCGGCGCTGTTCGCACAGCGACCCCCATTCGAGTGGAACGTGCTCGCCATCGACTCGGGGTCGTCCGACCGCTCAGTCGGGGTTCTTGAAGAGTTCGCTGCACGTGAACCACGGCTGACCGTCAAGCAGATCCCTAACAGTGAGTTCTCCCATGGCCGGACGCGGCAGCAGGCGGCCGAGCTGGCTGACGGTGAGTTTGTGGTCTACCTCAGCCAGGACGCCGTTCCTGAAGGCGAGCATTGGCTGGAACGCATGATTGCGGCGTTCTCCGTCGCAGACAACGTCGTGGGCGTCCTTGGGAGGCAGGTTCCGCGACCAGGCTGTTTCCCGCTCCAGAAGCGTGACATCCTGACTGCCTTTGCTGCCCAGGGTGTCGACCATACCTACACCGTGTACAACGGCGAGTCGCTCGATCTAGGGCGGGCCAAGTTCTACTCCGATGTGTGCTCCGCTGCGCGTCGCTCGACGCTGCTTGGCGACGTGCCCTACCGTGACGTCGCCTATGCAGAGGACCAGGCATTTGGCACTGACCTCATCGAAGCCGGGTACGTGAAGGTCTATGCGGGTGCTGCGGCGGTTATCCACTCTAACGACATAGCGCTGCGCGACTACAAGCGCCGCATCCTCGACGAGTGGGCGGGCCTTGAGTCCACCGGCATTACGCTCGGTCACCCGGGACGCAAGTGGCTGCTGCGCGAGCTCACCGTCGTGACGGCACGCGACATCGTCTTCACCCTTCGCGACTCGCAGTACACGTGGAAGCAGAAGGTGCGGTACGTCCTGACGGCACCGGCCTATCGCTACAGCCGCTGGAAGGGCATGGTTCTCGCGTACGAGGGCGCCCACCACCACTCACTCGAGGCGCGCAAGCGTTCCTAG
- a CDS encoding ISL3 family transposase: MLDAKVLVRAVFRGLRGLVVEDIAERDDGLVVTLVTSGGPAVCPMCATPSARVHDRAVRCPADLPVAGVRVELRVRVRRLICPVAACPRRTFREQIPGVLERYQRRTARLHAALETLTVELAGRATVRVAPGLGIDLRRDTALRVLRSVALPDLVVPRVLGIDDFALRRGQVYATVLIDAETGRRVDVVEGRGADVVTAWLREHPGVQVVTRDGSTVYAQAVREALPHAVQVADRWHLWHNLADAAGKEVAAHAACWAAAAATGMRTGRIAETTAQRWAQVRELRDAGVGLLDCSRRLGIALNTVKRYDRAAKPEQITRPPRYRTTLVDPHRDHLRQRRQDDPGVSVQQLLTEIRALGYAGSQNLLYRYLNQQRHLDTDPHLSPRRATRLMLTRPSNLTERQTTRLARLVAACPEMTALGGLVRSFAALLVPDPANADALTVWLDQARALDLPHVHSFVRGVEQDHDAVVAALTTSYHNGRTEGVNTRTKMLKRQMYGRAGFDLLRHRILHT; encoded by the coding sequence GTGCTCGATGCGAAGGTGCTGGTCAGGGCGGTGTTTCGAGGGTTGCGGGGTCTGGTGGTCGAGGACATCGCCGAGCGTGACGATGGGCTGGTCGTCACGCTCGTGACGTCGGGTGGCCCGGCGGTGTGCCCGATGTGCGCGACACCGTCTGCACGTGTCCACGATCGGGCGGTCCGCTGCCCGGCGGACCTTCCCGTGGCGGGCGTGCGGGTCGAGCTGCGGGTGCGGGTGCGGCGCCTGATCTGCCCGGTGGCGGCGTGTCCGCGGCGCACGTTCCGTGAGCAGATCCCGGGCGTTCTGGAGCGCTACCAGCGGCGCACGGCACGGCTGCACGCCGCGCTCGAGACGCTCACCGTCGAGCTGGCCGGCCGCGCCACCGTGCGCGTCGCCCCCGGGCTCGGGATCGACCTTCGGCGGGACACCGCGCTGCGGGTCCTGCGCTCCGTCGCGCTGCCGGATCTCGTGGTGCCTCGGGTGCTCGGGATCGACGACTTCGCGCTGCGCCGCGGCCAGGTCTACGCGACCGTGTTGATCGACGCCGAGACCGGCCGGCGCGTCGACGTCGTCGAGGGTCGCGGCGCCGACGTCGTCACCGCGTGGCTGCGCGAGCACCCAGGCGTGCAGGTTGTCACCCGGGACGGGTCGACCGTCTACGCCCAAGCCGTGCGCGAGGCCCTCCCGCACGCGGTTCAGGTCGCCGACCGGTGGCACCTGTGGCACAACCTGGCCGACGCGGCCGGAAAGGAAGTCGCCGCGCACGCCGCCTGCTGGGCGGCCGCGGCCGCGACCGGGATGCGCACCGGCCGCATCGCTGAGACCACCGCGCAGCGCTGGGCGCAGGTGCGCGAGCTGCGTGACGCCGGGGTCGGGCTGCTCGACTGCTCGCGCCGGCTCGGGATCGCGTTGAACACCGTCAAGCGGTACGACCGGGCCGCCAAGCCCGAGCAGATCACCCGCCCACCGCGCTACCGGACCACCCTGGTCGACCCCCACCGCGACCACCTGCGCCAGCGCCGACAGGACGACCCCGGGGTGAGCGTCCAACAGTTGCTCACCGAGATCCGCGCCCTCGGCTACGCAGGGAGCCAGAACCTGCTCTACCGGTACCTCAACCAGCAGCGGCACCTGGACACCGACCCGCACCTGTCACCACGACGGGCAACCCGACTGATGCTGACCAGGCCGTCGAACCTCACGGAGCGGCAGACCACCCGACTGGCCCGGCTCGTCGCGGCCTGCCCCGAGATGACGGCGCTTGGCGGCCTCGTGCGCTCGTTCGCGGCCCTCCTCGTCCCCGACCCCGCGAACGCCGACGCGCTGACGGTCTGGCTGGACCAGGCCCGCGCACTCGACCTGCCCCACGTCCACTCGTTCGTCCGCGGCGTCGAGCAGGACCACGACGCCGTCGTCGCCGCGCTCACCACGAGCTACCACAACGGGCGCACCGAGGGCGTCAACACGCGCACCAAGATGCTCAAACGACAGATGTACGGCAGAGCCGGTTTCGACCTCCTCCGCCACCGCATCCTGCACACCTGA
- a CDS encoding IS1634 family transposase, with protein MAPHIRTVTTASGARAVQIVYSNRKGARDIKHIGSAHDDLELELLKTVARQALAGGQDELDLGLQPPPQAGGPLPVTSSRMGHLWDALSSAYDVLGFGPASGGDEVFRHLVLARIIEPTSKFDSLRVLAEAGIETVSYPTITRRLRVYAAEGWREQLAAACARHANLGPATLVLYDVTTLYFETHEGDGFRESGFSKERRIEPQITVGLLTDAAGFPLMVNAFEGNRAETTTMLPTLKAFMTAHHLPDVVIVADAGMISDANKRAIEAAGLSFILGAKTPEVPYQIDKWQREHPGEPIPDGHIFTQPWPAQPSDKRRDQVFYYQYSHDRGRRTLHGIDEQVRKAEDAVAGRTSVKRNRFVQLTGATKAVNRDLEAKARALAGIKGYVTNIANPNPEMVIGAYRRLLQIEKSFRMAKSDLAARPIYARTRDSIEAHLTIVFAAIAVGRWIEETTGWSLKKFVKTARRYRTYEISLGDHTIKAADPLPDDLHAVLEAINARTAGH; from the coding sequence GTGGCTCCGCACATCCGAACTGTGACGACCGCGTCCGGCGCGCGGGCGGTGCAGATCGTGTACTCGAATCGCAAGGGCGCCCGGGACATCAAGCACATCGGGTCCGCGCACGATGACCTCGAGCTCGAGCTGTTGAAGACGGTCGCGCGGCAGGCCCTCGCGGGCGGGCAGGACGAGCTCGACCTCGGTCTGCAGCCGCCGCCGCAGGCCGGTGGCCCGTTGCCCGTCACGTCCTCGCGGATGGGTCACCTGTGGGACGCGTTGTCCAGTGCGTACGACGTTCTCGGGTTCGGTCCGGCCTCGGGCGGCGACGAGGTGTTCCGGCATCTGGTCCTGGCCCGGATCATCGAGCCGACCAGCAAGTTCGACTCGCTGCGCGTGCTGGCCGAGGCCGGGATCGAGACGGTGTCCTACCCGACGATCACGCGCCGACTGCGGGTCTACGCCGCCGAGGGGTGGCGTGAGCAGCTCGCCGCCGCGTGTGCCAGGCACGCGAACCTGGGCCCGGCCACGCTCGTGCTCTACGACGTGACCACGCTGTACTTCGAGACCCACGAGGGCGACGGGTTCCGCGAGTCCGGGTTCTCCAAGGAACGCCGCATCGAGCCGCAGATCACCGTCGGCCTGCTCACCGACGCCGCCGGGTTCCCGCTGATGGTGAACGCGTTCGAGGGCAACCGTGCCGAGACCACGACGATGCTGCCCACCCTCAAGGCGTTCATGACCGCCCACCACCTGCCCGACGTGGTGATCGTCGCGGACGCCGGGATGATCTCGGACGCGAACAAGCGCGCGATCGAAGCCGCCGGACTCTCGTTCATCCTCGGCGCGAAGACACCCGAGGTGCCCTACCAGATCGACAAGTGGCAGAGGGAGCACCCGGGCGAACCCATCCCGGACGGACACATCTTCACCCAACCCTGGCCCGCGCAACCCAGCGATAAGCGTCGTGACCAGGTCTTCTACTACCAGTACTCCCACGACCGCGGCCGGCGCACCCTGCACGGCATCGACGAACAGGTCCGCAAGGCCGAGGACGCCGTCGCCGGCAGAACGTCGGTCAAGCGGAACCGGTTCGTCCAGCTCACCGGTGCGACCAAGGCGGTGAACCGCGACCTGGAGGCCAAGGCCAGAGCGCTGGCCGGGATCAAGGGCTACGTCACGAACATCGCCAACCCGAACCCCGAGATGGTCATCGGCGCCTACCGCCGCCTGCTCCAGATCGAGAAGTCGTTCCGGATGGCGAAGTCCGACCTCGCCGCACGCCCCATCTACGCGAGGACGCGCGACTCAATCGAGGCGCACCTGACCATTGTGTTCGCCGCGATCGCCGTGGGCAGGTGGATCGAGGAGACCACCGGCTGGTCCCTGAAGAAGTTCGTCAAGACCGCCCGCCGCTACCGCACCTACGAGATCAGCCTCGGCGACCACACCATCAAGGCCGCCGACCCACTACCCGACGACCTCCACGCCGTCCTCGAGGCCATCAACGCTCGAACCGCTGGACACTAA
- a CDS encoding ABC transporter ATP-binding protein yields the protein MTSVIEIADLSKKFTVRKEKSLKERIVNFGRSQLHKEEFWALQDVSLTIEAGTTIGLVGHNGSGKSTLLKMIGGILQPDTGSVSLRGRLAALLELGAGFHPDLTGRENVYLNASILGISRQEIDKYFDAIVDFSGIEEFIDTQVKFYSSGMYVRLAFAVAIHVDPDILLVDEVLAVGDEPFQRKCLERIRQFQAEGRTIVLVTHGLDQVNEFCDRAVVLDHGRIVSDDEPLTALQKLRADWEEERQEERSRLAAEQAEDRPELAARFEGIALWADSGHGGEPELGPDEGVEVTMQLASPVAFDDAVISVGVTTPMGHPVYSTTTTLLGTKVFVRRGTNKWAIHLSAMGLNEGDYLVTCGIGTADGAEVHFVPAACRFSVRGDGRSLGIIRADARWREVPLG from the coding sequence GTGACGTCAGTCATCGAGATCGCCGACCTGTCGAAGAAGTTCACGGTTCGCAAGGAGAAGTCGCTCAAGGAACGTATCGTCAACTTCGGGCGCTCTCAGCTCCACAAGGAGGAGTTTTGGGCGCTGCAGGACGTGTCGCTTACTATCGAGGCTGGTACGACGATCGGGCTCGTCGGCCACAATGGCTCGGGCAAGTCGACGCTGCTGAAGATGATCGGCGGCATTCTTCAACCCGACACAGGCTCGGTCAGCCTCCGGGGTCGGCTCGCGGCGCTCCTCGAGCTGGGCGCGGGGTTCCACCCCGACCTCACCGGACGAGAGAACGTCTACCTCAACGCCTCGATCCTAGGTATCAGCCGCCAGGAGATCGACAAGTACTTCGATGCGATCGTCGACTTCTCGGGGATCGAGGAGTTCATTGATACCCAGGTGAAGTTCTACTCTTCAGGCATGTATGTGCGGCTCGCATTCGCCGTCGCCATTCACGTCGACCCTGACATCCTGCTTGTGGACGAGGTATTGGCCGTCGGCGACGAGCCGTTTCAGCGTAAGTGCTTGGAGCGGATCCGTCAGTTCCAGGCCGAGGGCCGGACGATTGTGCTCGTGACCCACGGTCTGGACCAGGTCAACGAGTTCTGTGACCGCGCTGTCGTCCTCGACCACGGCCGGATCGTGTCCGACGACGAGCCACTGACAGCGCTTCAGAAGCTTCGGGCCGACTGGGAGGAGGAGCGTCAGGAAGAGCGCTCCCGCCTTGCGGCTGAGCAGGCCGAGGACCGGCCGGAACTTGCTGCGCGGTTCGAGGGGATCGCGCTCTGGGCGGACTCCGGCCACGGTGGCGAGCCCGAACTCGGCCCGGACGAGGGTGTCGAGGTCACGATGCAGCTTGCGTCGCCTGTCGCATTCGACGATGCCGTCATCAGTGTCGGCGTGACGACGCCGATGGGGCACCCGGTGTACTCGACGACGACGACACTGCTCGGCACGAAGGTCTTCGTTCGCCGCGGAACGAACAAGTGGGCAATCCACCTCAGCGCCATGGGTCTCAACGAGGGTGACTACCTAGTCACTTGCGGTATCGGGACGGCGGACGGCGCAGAGGTCCACTTCGTTCCTGCTGCGTGCCGGTTCAGTGTGCGTGGCGACGGGCGATCCCTCGGGATCATCCGCGCGGACGCGCGGTGGCGCGAGGTTCCGCTGGGTTAG
- a CDS encoding transposase — MARKNYSEEFRSDAVELYRSTAGATIKQIADELGIHDATLSSWLKTAGVSVRSVSSASVTSPPSSRGGGVETPEQENARLRAQVARLEADLKRTEVEKDILKKAAKYFAAETNW, encoded by the coding sequence ATGGCGAGGAAGAACTACTCCGAGGAGTTCCGCAGTGATGCGGTCGAGCTCTACCGGAGCACGGCGGGCGCCACGATCAAGCAGATCGCGGACGAGCTCGGGATCCATGACGCGACGTTGTCGAGTTGGCTCAAGACGGCGGGTGTGTCCGTGCGTTCGGTCTCCTCGGCGTCCGTTACGTCGCCGCCGTCGTCTCGTGGCGGTGGGGTCGAGACGCCCGAGCAGGAGAACGCCCGACTGCGCGCCCAGGTCGCACGCCTGGAGGCAGACCTCAAGCGCACCGAGGTCGAGAAGGACATCCTGAAGAAGGCGGCGAAGTATTTCGCCGCGGAGACGAACTGGTGA
- a CDS encoding DUF2142 domain-containing protein, which translates to MTAPHTGLRQDIRSPRRPSSKTLVWALLLVVGALLVVIAWATASPPGSSPDEDFHLASIWCPTPLDGSCDTRIAEGELQPGESRTQVLVPQVVLASAICTAFHPENSGACVDDLTNNLYWTGRVDNGLYPGGFYDVMHWFVGPDVQASVTTMRIANGVLAIALFTATALLLPRPSRRLVTYGYLAVSVPMATYLIASINPSGWAFTGVAVAWAGMHGFVTQPHRRRRYALAGLALVGALIGALARADAGAYLGVAAAGIVALHFRSVKEKLWIVALPAAVTFIGLIGFLSASQTDALGGMAGTTGPGDGDLLFSNVLALPQLLIGAQAEALNWVDTPVPAIVWVPGVLLAGALALFGMRSVELPKGLALFGLVSVYVVLPVLLLQRSGMWVGVEVQARYIAPLVPVIMATALWNPSSRGTFRLTVPQTILAYLTLVVGNSVMLHVQIRRFVTGLDVHGLNLSRYVEWWASPISPMFTWLLGSLGFAMLAAALFLVRRPDTAGSAQPEIERPAFAEA; encoded by the coding sequence GTGACCGCCCCGCACACTGGCTTGCGCCAGGACATCCGCTCGCCGCGCCGGCCATCGTCGAAAACTCTCGTCTGGGCTCTGCTGCTCGTCGTGGGCGCGCTGCTCGTGGTCATCGCCTGGGCGACGGCGTCGCCGCCCGGGTCATCCCCGGACGAGGACTTCCATCTCGCCTCAATCTGGTGCCCGACTCCGCTCGATGGTTCGTGCGACACGCGCATCGCTGAAGGAGAACTGCAACCGGGCGAGTCGCGCACCCAGGTCTTGGTCCCGCAGGTCGTGCTTGCGTCTGCCATCTGTACTGCATTCCACCCCGAGAACTCCGGGGCCTGCGTCGATGACCTCACCAACAACCTGTACTGGACAGGTCGCGTGGACAACGGGCTGTACCCGGGCGGCTTCTACGACGTCATGCACTGGTTCGTCGGTCCCGACGTCCAAGCCTCAGTCACCACGATGAGGATTGCGAACGGTGTGCTGGCCATCGCGCTCTTCACCGCAACCGCCCTGCTGCTTCCGCGGCCTTCACGACGCCTCGTCACCTATGGGTACCTCGCCGTATCTGTGCCGATGGCGACATATCTGATCGCCTCCATCAACCCGTCTGGCTGGGCCTTCACAGGGGTCGCCGTGGCCTGGGCCGGCATGCATGGCTTCGTCACGCAACCGCACCGCAGGCGGCGCTACGCCCTCGCGGGGCTCGCTCTCGTCGGGGCCTTGATCGGAGCTCTAGCCCGCGCGGACGCCGGCGCATACCTCGGGGTTGCCGCAGCCGGGATCGTCGCCCTCCACTTCCGATCAGTCAAGGAAAAGTTGTGGATCGTGGCACTCCCGGCGGCTGTCACTTTCATCGGCCTCATCGGGTTCCTGTCTGCCAGTCAGACCGACGCGCTCGGCGGAATGGCAGGAACAACAGGTCCGGGCGACGGGGATCTCCTCTTCTCGAACGTCCTCGCGTTGCCTCAGCTGCTGATCGGCGCACAGGCCGAGGCCCTCAACTGGGTCGACACACCTGTTCCGGCCATCGTCTGGGTCCCGGGCGTCCTGCTGGCCGGTGCGCTGGCACTCTTCGGGATGCGTTCCGTCGAACTACCTAAGGGCCTTGCCCTGTTCGGGCTTGTCAGCGTGTACGTCGTCCTGCCTGTGCTCCTCCTGCAGCGCTCCGGCATGTGGGTCGGCGTGGAGGTGCAGGCACGATACATCGCGCCCTTGGTACCCGTGATCATGGCGACGGCCCTGTGGAACCCATCCTCCCGAGGCACGTTCCGGCTCACCGTTCCGCAGACTATCCTCGCGTACCTCACGCTGGTCGTCGGGAACAGCGTCATGCTGCACGTGCAGATTCGCAGGTTCGTCACCGGGCTCGACGTCCACGGACTCAACCTCAGCCGGTACGTCGAGTGGTGGGCGTCGCCGATCAGTCCCATGTTCACCTGGTTGCTGGGCAGTCTCGGATTCGCAATGCTCGCTGCCGCGCTCTTCCTGGTGCGGCGCCCCGACACCGCAGGCAGCGCACAGCCCGAGATCGAACGCCCTGCGTTCGCGGAAGCCTAG